A section of the Luteolibacter flavescens genome encodes:
- a CDS encoding response regulator transcription factor, whose protein sequence is MRLLVIEDDPLLLHSLSEGLREELYAVDTAADGEEGLRKARETDYDSIVLDGMLPGIDGWELLARLRREKKTPVLMLTARDAVPDRIRGLDAGADDYLTKPFDFEELLARLRALIRRSSGLGTSVLEIDGIEVDTAARIVRHGGEAVSLTPREYGLVEYLALHRGSVVSRTELYEHLFDESDDTLSNLLDVHVSNVRKKLGASFISTRRGHGYCIE, encoded by the coding sequence AAGGGCTGCGGGAGGAGTTGTATGCGGTCGATACCGCGGCGGATGGCGAGGAGGGACTGAGGAAGGCCCGCGAGACCGACTACGACAGCATCGTGCTGGATGGCATGCTTCCCGGCATCGATGGCTGGGAATTGCTCGCTCGCCTGCGCCGCGAGAAAAAGACTCCCGTGCTGATGCTCACCGCGCGCGATGCCGTGCCGGACCGCATCCGCGGCCTCGATGCCGGTGCGGACGACTACCTGACGAAGCCCTTCGATTTCGAAGAACTCCTCGCCCGCCTGCGCGCGCTCATCCGCCGCAGTTCAGGCCTCGGGACCAGCGTTCTCGAAATCGACGGCATCGAGGTGGATACCGCCGCGCGCATTGTCCGCCATGGCGGTGAAGCGGTCTCTCTCACGCCCCGCGAGTATGGCCTGGTGGAATACCTCGCGCTCCATCGCGGCAGCGTCGTCAGCAGGACGGAACTCTACGAGCACCTCTTTGACGAGAGCGACGACACGCTTTCCAACCTGCTCGACGTGCACGTCTCGAACGTCCGCAAGAAGCTCGGTGCCTCCTTCATCTCCACCCGCCGCGGCCACGGCTACTGCATCGAATGA
- a CDS encoding Gfo/Idh/MocA family protein, whose protein sequence is MKSKKLGIILNGVTGRMGTNQHLVRSILAIRDQGGVVCGDTLVIPDPILTGRNEDKIRALAAKHGVERFTTDLDTALADPHNEIFFDASGTPYRIGFLEKAIAAGKHVYCEKPTAVSFDEALRIAEVAEKAGVKNGAVQDKLWLPGLRKFQLLKEQGFFGKILSVRGEFGYWVFTGEHQGQPIQRPSWNYRSEDGGGMIVDMHCHWRYVIDNLFGNVTRVFCKAATHIEHRVDESGQPFKCTADDSAYALFETDSGIICQFNSSWNVRVRRDDLLTMQVDGTEGSAVVGLRKCWAQHQSTTPRPVWNPDIDSPINYYDRWVEVPDQLAFDNAFKIQWELFLKHVVNDEPFRWTLREGAKGVQLAELSWKSHETGGWVDVPVLD, encoded by the coding sequence ATGAAATCCAAGAAGCTCGGCATCATTCTCAACGGCGTCACCGGACGCATGGGCACCAACCAGCACCTCGTGCGCTCCATCCTCGCCATCCGCGACCAGGGCGGGGTTGTGTGTGGTGACACGCTCGTCATTCCCGATCCCATCCTCACGGGCCGGAATGAAGACAAGATCCGTGCGCTCGCTGCAAAGCATGGCGTGGAGCGCTTCACCACGGACCTCGATACGGCGCTGGCCGATCCTCACAACGAGATCTTCTTCGATGCCTCGGGCACACCGTATCGCATCGGCTTCCTCGAGAAGGCGATTGCCGCGGGCAAGCACGTGTATTGTGAAAAGCCGACCGCGGTGAGTTTCGATGAAGCGCTGCGCATCGCCGAAGTCGCGGAGAAAGCGGGCGTGAAGAACGGCGCGGTGCAGGACAAGCTGTGGCTGCCGGGCCTGCGGAAATTCCAGCTTCTCAAGGAGCAGGGATTCTTCGGCAAGATCCTCAGCGTGCGTGGAGAATTCGGCTACTGGGTCTTCACCGGTGAACATCAGGGCCAGCCGATCCAGCGTCCGAGCTGGAACTACCGCAGCGAGGATGGCGGCGGCATGATCGTGGACATGCACTGCCACTGGCGCTACGTGATCGACAATCTTTTCGGCAATGTGACGCGCGTCTTCTGCAAGGCCGCGACCCACATCGAGCATCGCGTCGATGAAAGCGGTCAGCCCTTCAAGTGCACCGCCGATGACTCGGCCTATGCCTTGTTTGAGACGGACAGCGGCATCATCTGCCAGTTCAATTCCTCATGGAATGTCCGCGTCCGCCGCGACGACTTGCTCACCATGCAGGTCGACGGCACCGAAGGCTCGGCCGTCGTCGGCCTGCGGAAATGCTGGGCTCAACACCAGAGCACCACGCCGCGCCCGGTGTGGAATCCGGACATCGACAGCCCGATCAACTACTACGACCGCTGGGTGGAGGTGCCGGATCAACTCGCCTTCGACAATGCTTTCAAGATCCAGTGGGAGCTCTTCCTGAAGCACGTCGTCAATGACGAGCCCTTCCGCTGGACGCTGCGTGAAGGGGCAAAGGGAGTCCAACTCGCCGAGCTAAGCTGGAAGTCCCACGAGACCGGCGGGTGGGTCGATGTCCCCGTGCTCGATTGA
- a CDS encoding sensor histidine kinase, with amino-acid sequence MKLLFQSVRWRLLLWYSLILLVLITGLCLLSYRLASNYRTDQIDREIRSFQGTFFRSLFASRPPSDKKDSESFDKILERLRNPAEVSSFPPELHALFEGGEGGSYIAFWDSDGSPLFISANAPANLCPPTTPTTENPTKYIEKGNFREHHRANPDGIRSITGRDIRAEQTELRNFCLLLALGGSAVWLAGLGGGWWLAGRALKPIDTIGRTASRIAAGNLDERIQIANTDNELDRLGHVLNDTFERLSAAVERQKRFTADASHELRTPVTIILSETQRALKREREPEQYREILANCRTAAERMRALVESLLVLARQDLPTSGTEPVPCDLADITTGVADLLQPLADEHSITVRRELSPTPLKGDPHSLAMVVQNLLSNALVHPPSGSTVVLKTFVSTDGTILEVSDDGPGIAAEHLPRLFDRFYRADSARGQINGHTGLGLAIAKTIVENHGGRIEVESNRGTTFRVVLP; translated from the coding sequence ATGAAGCTGCTCTTCCAATCGGTGCGCTGGCGGCTGCTCCTGTGGTATTCGCTCATCCTGCTCGTGCTGATCACCGGGCTCTGCCTGCTTTCCTACCGGCTGGCCTCGAACTACCGCACGGACCAGATCGACCGCGAGATCCGCAGCTTCCAGGGCACCTTCTTCCGCAGCCTCTTCGCGTCACGGCCACCATCGGACAAGAAGGACTCCGAGAGCTTCGACAAGATCCTCGAGCGGCTGCGCAATCCCGCGGAGGTCTCGTCTTTCCCGCCGGAACTCCACGCGCTTTTCGAAGGCGGCGAGGGCGGATCCTACATCGCCTTCTGGGACAGCGACGGCTCACCGCTTTTCATCTCCGCGAACGCACCGGCGAACCTCTGCCCGCCGACAACCCCGACAACTGAGAATCCGACGAAATACATCGAGAAGGGAAACTTCCGCGAGCATCACCGCGCGAACCCCGACGGCATCCGTTCGATCACCGGTCGGGATATCCGCGCCGAGCAAACGGAGCTGCGGAACTTTTGCTTGCTGCTTGCACTGGGTGGCAGCGCCGTGTGGCTCGCCGGCCTCGGCGGCGGCTGGTGGCTGGCGGGACGCGCGCTCAAGCCCATCGACACCATTGGCCGCACGGCCTCGCGCATCGCCGCCGGCAATCTCGACGAGCGCATCCAGATCGCGAACACGGACAACGAGCTCGACCGCCTGGGCCACGTGCTGAATGACACCTTCGAGCGACTGTCCGCAGCGGTCGAGCGACAGAAGCGCTTCACCGCTGATGCCTCGCACGAGCTGCGCACTCCGGTGACGATCATCCTTTCCGAAACCCAGCGCGCCCTGAAACGCGAGCGTGAGCCGGAGCAGTATCGCGAGATCCTGGCGAATTGCCGCACCGCCGCCGAGCGCATGCGTGCCTTGGTCGAGTCGCTGCTCGTCCTGGCGCGGCAGGACCTGCCGACCTCAGGGACCGAGCCGGTGCCCTGCGATCTGGCGGACATCACGACCGGCGTCGCGGACCTGCTGCAGCCGCTCGCCGATGAGCACTCGATAACCGTGCGCCGCGAGCTTTCCCCCACCCCGCTGAAGGGCGATCCGCACTCGCTGGCGATGGTCGTGCAAAACCTGCTCTCTAATGCCCTCGTCCATCCGCCGTCTGGCAGCACCGTGGTCTTGAAAACCTTCGTGAGCACGGATGGCACGATACTGGAAGTCTCCGACGACGGCCCCGGCATCGCGGCGGAACACTTGCCGCGGCTCTTCGACCGCTTCTATCGCGCCGACTCCGCTCGCGGGCAGATCAATGGCCACACAGGCCTCGGACTGGCGATTGCGAAGACCATCGTGGAGAACCACGGCGGTCGCATCGAGGTGGAGAGCAACCGCGGCACGACCTTCCGCGTGGTGTTGCCGTGA
- a CDS encoding LacI family DNA-binding transcriptional regulator yields the protein MPTIDDIARELGISSATVSRALNGSRLVTADMRAKVAEVADRIGYEKRSIRRHRGRAILSVKLVLPRHAEPERALFYDFAALIEGLRRGFTQCGLNLLCEINSPEFEPYPHKKGGDIDAFVFAFQRPSQQTLKSLREHGTPFVVLNRSIPGLPCVASDHSAGMLDLLDHLRSTMGEIRPRFVSIEGLGQIHEERLDGFEQACRRRGISFDREKDTTVIRDIASIQSSKVATAAKGANVLVCVNDIVGTVVLTELDRLGISVPAQMVVTGFDDSPVRRLSRPLLTTVSLPVEELARYAATRLQAEIIENEAPAALLRVSGQLVPGDSTPAAPSIQP from the coding sequence ATGCCAACGATCGACGACATCGCCCGCGAACTGGGCATCTCCTCCGCCACCGTCTCGCGTGCCCTCAATGGATCGCGGCTGGTGACGGCAGACATGCGGGCGAAAGTCGCCGAGGTGGCGGACCGGATCGGCTACGAGAAACGTAGTATCCGCCGCCATCGTGGGCGCGCGATCCTGAGCGTGAAGCTCGTGCTGCCGCGCCACGCGGAGCCGGAGCGGGCGCTATTCTACGACTTCGCCGCACTCATCGAGGGGCTGCGTCGTGGCTTCACCCAGTGCGGGCTGAATCTCCTGTGCGAGATCAATTCACCCGAGTTCGAGCCCTATCCGCACAAGAAGGGAGGCGACATCGATGCCTTCGTCTTCGCCTTCCAACGCCCGTCGCAGCAGACGCTGAAAAGCCTGCGTGAGCACGGCACGCCTTTCGTGGTGCTGAACCGCTCGATCCCCGGGCTGCCCTGTGTCGCCTCGGATCACTCCGCGGGAATGCTGGACCTGCTCGATCACCTGCGCTCGACGATGGGGGAGATCCGCCCGCGTTTCGTTTCGATCGAAGGCCTCGGGCAGATCCATGAGGAGCGGCTCGATGGCTTCGAGCAAGCTTGCCGACGACGCGGGATTTCCTTCGACCGGGAGAAAGACACGACGGTGATCCGTGACATCGCATCGATCCAATCCTCCAAGGTCGCCACAGCGGCAAAGGGAGCGAACGTGCTGGTCTGCGTGAATGATATCGTCGGCACGGTCGTGCTGACGGAGCTGGATCGCCTCGGCATTTCGGTTCCGGCTCAGATGGTCGTGACCGGCTTTGACGATTCGCCGGTGCGCCGGCTTTCCCGCCCGCTGCTCACCACGGTCAGTCTGCCGGTGGAGGAGCTTGCCCGCTATGCCGCCACGCGCCTGCAAGCGGAGATCATCGAGAATGAAGCGCCCGCAGCCCTTCTTCGGGTGAGCGGCCAACTTGTGCCGGGGGATTCCACCCCGGCCGCTCCTTCCATCCAGCCATGA
- a CDS encoding sugar phosphate isomerase/epimerase family protein codes for MTPDRLAIHTFTNKPWSIHECLENYARRGIGGVSIWRETVAGQDLAKVKKHLDDSGLQPVSLVRGGFFTGKDAETREAAIDSNRSALIEAEALGLPMIVLVCGATIGQTPEENLDQIRDGISALLPQAESAGIKLAIEPLHPVYAGDRSAVASMRDANELAESINHPLVGVALDVFHVWWESGLEVQIQRCADAKRLFAFHVCEFKPDFDHVLLDRGLPGEGVNAAARIAKMVRAAGFDGLSEVEIFSRKYWSENQHDFLGKIIESCEPL; via the coding sequence ATGACGCCCGACCGCCTCGCCATCCACACCTTCACGAACAAGCCGTGGTCGATCCACGAGTGCTTGGAGAACTACGCGCGTCGCGGCATCGGCGGCGTCTCGATCTGGCGTGAGACCGTGGCGGGGCAGGATCTCGCGAAGGTGAAGAAGCACCTCGATGACAGCGGCCTTCAGCCTGTCAGTCTGGTCCGCGGCGGCTTCTTCACAGGTAAGGATGCGGAGACCCGCGAGGCCGCCATCGATTCTAACAGATCCGCCTTGATCGAGGCCGAAGCTCTTGGCCTGCCGATGATCGTCCTTGTCTGTGGCGCGACGATCGGACAGACGCCGGAGGAGAATCTCGATCAGATCCGCGACGGTATCTCGGCGCTTTTACCACAGGCCGAGAGTGCCGGGATCAAGCTCGCCATCGAGCCGCTGCACCCGGTGTATGCGGGTGATCGCTCCGCCGTCGCCTCGATGCGCGATGCGAACGAACTCGCCGAGTCGATCAATCATCCGCTGGTCGGTGTGGCGCTCGATGTCTTCCACGTCTGGTGGGAGAGCGGGCTGGAAGTGCAGATCCAGCGATGTGCAGATGCGAAGCGGTTGTTCGCCTTCCACGTCTGTGAATTCAAGCCGGACTTCGACCACGTCCTCCTTGACCGCGGCCTACCCGGCGAAGGCGTGAATGCCGCGGCACGCATCGCGAAGATGGTTCGGGCTGCGGGTTTTGACGGACTCAGCGAAGTCGAAATTTTCTCACGCAAGTATTGGTCCGAGAACCAACACGACTTTCTCGGGAAGATCATCGAAAGCTGCGAACCGCTCTGA
- a CDS encoding dihydrodipicolinate synthase family protein, with amino-acid sequence MSLETRHAAKRFRRKITGYAACLLPFEADGSIAREAFQAAVARTTDAGLGCAVNMDTGYANYLTAAERTEILGLTREVIAGRRDFVAGVFVEGLEGELVDLYRRQMDEIVSFGGTPILFQTTRFHDWTPAQIVELYARVCEGHESVFGFELGKMFAPNGMIYDEETIRGLMTIPALKGIKHSSLDRGKELRRLEIRDEVRPDFMIFTGNDLGIDMTEYGSDYLLGLAAFCPEKFALRDQYWLEGDERYAELTDALQYLGNVGFRAPVPAYKHSCAVFQHLIGRIPTSEPHPLCPRRPDWEAGIIGDCAKRLGYDL; translated from the coding sequence ATGTCGCTCGAAACCCGCCACGCCGCCAAGCGCTTCCGCCGCAAGATCACCGGATATGCCGCATGCCTTTTGCCCTTCGAAGCCGACGGGTCGATTGCGCGCGAGGCATTCCAGGCGGCCGTCGCCCGCACCACCGATGCCGGTCTCGGCTGCGCGGTGAACATGGATACCGGCTACGCGAACTACCTGACCGCAGCGGAGCGCACCGAAATCCTGGGGCTAACAAGGGAAGTGATCGCAGGTCGCCGCGACTTCGTGGCCGGAGTTTTCGTGGAGGGACTGGAAGGAGAACTCGTCGATCTCTATCGCCGCCAGATGGACGAGATCGTCTCCTTCGGTGGCACGCCGATTCTCTTCCAGACGACCCGCTTTCACGACTGGACGCCCGCGCAGATCGTGGAGCTGTATGCGAGGGTTTGCGAAGGGCACGAGTCCGTCTTCGGCTTCGAACTCGGCAAGATGTTCGCGCCGAATGGCATGATCTACGATGAGGAAACCATTCGCGGGCTGATGACGATCCCGGCACTGAAGGGCATCAAACACTCCTCTCTGGATCGCGGGAAGGAACTCCGCCGCCTGGAGATCCGCGATGAGGTGCGGCCGGACTTCATGATCTTCACCGGCAATGACCTCGGCATCGACATGACCGAGTATGGCTCCGACTACCTGCTCGGGCTCGCCGCCTTTTGCCCGGAGAAATTCGCGCTGCGCGACCAGTATTGGCTGGAGGGCGACGAACGCTACGCGGAGCTGACCGATGCTCTGCAGTATCTCGGGAATGTGGGCTTCCGTGCGCCCGTGCCTGCCTACAAGCACAGTTGCGCCGTCTTCCAGCATCTCATCGGCCGCATCCCCACGTCCGAGCCGCATCCGCTCTGCCCGCGCCGTCCGGACTGGGAGGCTGGCATCATCGGGGATTGCGCGAAGCGCCTCGGATACGATCTCTGA